The Cloeon dipterum chromosome 3, ieCloDipt1.1, whole genome shotgun sequence genome includes a region encoding these proteins:
- the Rnmt gene encoding mRNA cap guanine-N7 methyltransferase encodes MSASMPSLFDEDPHQGRPAEAESSGSQQQFLPDLSDSDSNEAQKKSPDEPVRKSPDEPVRKQSPEEAEKLPIEVPEAAVGGGASLPTPGAAVEVVASHYNAIENAGLEARKETRIFFMRNFNNWVKSMQIGEYLKRIRAKGTTTIKVLDLGCGKGGDLLKWMRGNVSHVTCADVAAVSMEHCETRFADMKKKQRGPLFTAEFITADCTKELLREKYKDRQAVFNLVSCQFAFHYCFESLQQANCMMQNAAEKLEIGGYFIGTIPNAYEIVKRHKAAGEDKFGNEVYQITMQEESKGYPLFGAMYNFHLQDVVSCPEFLVHFPTLVKLAEKHGLRLIEKTTFPEFYDRVHGDGRFLLQKINALETYPPGSEQTLLGKEEDYDHAREHLRRNPRAQSLGTLSKSEWEATSLYLVFVFQKYHKQLNLDDYPEAKKKMKRK; translated from the exons ATGTCAGCGTCGATGCCGTCTCTCTTCGACGAAGACCCGCACCAGGGTCGACCTGCCGAAGCAGAGTCTTCGGGCAGTCAGCAGCAATTTCTGCCCGACCTGAGCGACTCGGATTCGAACGAGGCGCAAAAAAAATCTCCAGACGAGCCGGTAAGAAAATCTCCAGACGAGCCGGTGAGGAAGCAGTCGCCGGAAGAGGCAGAGAAGCTGCCCATCGAGGTGCCGGAGGCggccgtcggcggcggcgcgagCCTGCCGACGCCGGGGGCGGCCGTGGAGGTGGTCGCCTCGCACTACAATGCCATCGAGAACGCAGGACTGGAGGCGAGGAAGGAGACCCGCATCTTTTTCATGCGCAACTTCAACAACTGGGTGAAAAGCATGCAAATCGGCGAGTACCTGAAGAGGATCCGCGCCAAGGGCACGACCACGATCAAGGTGCTCGACCTGGGCTGCGGCAAGGGCGGCGACCTGCTCAAGTGGATGCGGGGCAACGTCAGTCACGTCACCTGCGCAGACGTCGCGGCCGTCTCGATGGAGCACTGCGAGACGAG GTTCGCCGACATGAAGAAAAAGCAAAGAGGCCCGCTCTTCACCGCCGAGTTCATCACTGCCGACTGCACCAAGGAACTGCTCAGGGAGAAGTACAAGGATAGGCAGGCCGTTTTCAATCTTGTCAGCTGCCAGTTCGCGTTCCACTACTGCTTTGAGAGTCTGCAACAGGCCAACTGCATGATGCAGAATGCGGCAGAGAAGCTGGAAATTGGCGGATACTTTATAGGCACAATACCAAACGCGTATGAAATAGTCAAAAGGCACAAGGCTGCAGGCGAAGACAAGTTTGGTAACGAA GTGTATCAAATCACAATGCAAGAAGAGAGCAAGGGTTACCCCCTCTTCGGCGCAATGTACAACTTCCACTTGCAAGATGTGGTCTCCTGTCCTGAGTTCTTAGTCCACTTTCCAACTCTAGTAAAGTTGGCTGAGAAGCACGGCCTAAGGTTGATTGAGAAGACGACATTCCCTGAATTTTACGACCGAGTGCATGGCGATGGACgttttcttttgcaaaaaatcaacGCTCTCGAAACCTACCCACCGGGTAGTGAGCAAACGTTGCTGGGCAAAGAAGAAGATTATGACCACGCCCGCGAGCACCTGAGGAGGAATCCCAGGGCACAGAGCTTAGGAACTCTGTCCAAGTCTGAGTGGGAAGCAACTTCGCTCTACCTTGTGTTTGTCtttcaaaaatatcataaGCAGCTGAACTTGGATGACTATCCAGAAgccaaaaagaaaatgaagagGAAATGA
- the Tasp1 gene encoding threonine aspartase 1 encodes MAGFISVHIGAGKHSASKKNEYAKLCKAACRKGVSILAEGKSALDAATEAVSLLEDSPLTNAGIGSNLTWEGTVECDACAMEGASGLWGSVGAVGTLKNPCRAAKALCLGQKKEGTLGRIPPCVLVGQGAADWAKNHGIKVVDNSTLIHGRALKKYNKSKNMILNCDKQSLDCIDVCTDTVGAVCVDGNGNSAAVCSSGGIILKNCGRLGQASMFGAGCWADDGSGSGPVVATCTTGCGEHLIRCTLAKAVAKNLASCPNQPYASQMHKVMTEEFLENRLLSGIEEKLGGVLALICSPQEGCGELLWSHSTPSMALGYMEMNSKPKFKLSELPVGKKSGKCLLVEGVTFKVPFSDCDSNDDMNKQ; translated from the exons ATGGCCGGATTCATCAGTGTCCACATAG GTGCCGGGAAACACAGTGCGAGCAAAAAGAATGAATACGCTAAGCTGTGTAAAGCTGCTTGCAGAAAG GGTGTCTCAATTTTGGCAGAAGGCAAGTCGGCACTTGACGCAGCCACAGAAGCCGTTTCTCTGCTTGAGGACAGTCCCTTAACCAATGCTGGTATTGGTTCCAATCTGACGTGGGAAGGAACTGTTGAATGTGATGCCTGTGCGATGGAAGGCGCGTCGGGCCTGTGGGGCAGCGTTGGCGCCGTCGGGACGCTCAAGAATCCTTGTCGAGCCGCAAAGGCGCTGTGCCTCGGACAAAAGAAGGAAGGCACTCTAGGCAGAATCCCACCCTGTGTCCTTGTTGGCCAAGGAGCGGCAGACTGGGCAAAGAATCATGGAATTAAAGTTGTTGATAACTCTACTCTAATACACG GAAGAGCATTGAAGAAATACAATAAGAgcaaaaacatgattttaaattgcgacaaGCAGTCTTTG GATTGCATAGACGTGTGTACTGATACGGTTGGTGCGGTTTGTGTCGATGGAAATGGGAATTCTGCAGCAGTTTGCTCAAGTGGAGGgataattctgaaaaattgtgGAAGACTTGGGCAG GCGTCCATGTTCGGAGCTGGCTGCTGGGCGGATGATGGAAGTGGCAGTGGACCAGTAGTGGCTACCTGCACAACCGGGTGTGGTGAGCATCTCATCCGTTGCACCTTAGCAAAGGCTGTGGCGAAGAATTTGGCAAGCTGCCCTAATCAGCCTTACGCATCTCAAATGCACAAAGTGATGACAGAGGAATTTTTAG AAAATCGACTTTTAAGTGGCATTGAAGAAAAACTAGGAGGGGTTTTGGCACTCATCTGCAGCCCTCAGGAAGGCTGTGGAGAACTGCTGTGGAGCCACTCAACGCCTTCCATGGCTTTAGGCTACATGGAGATGAACTcgaagccaaaatttaaactgtcgGAACTACCAGTTGGGAAAAAGAGTGGCAAATGTTTGCTAGTGGAGGGAGTGACATTTAAAGTGCCCTTTTCAGACTGTGACAGTAATGACGATATGAATAAGCAGTGA